The Acetivibrio saccincola genome window below encodes:
- a CDS encoding O-acetylhomoserine aminocarboxypropyltransferase/cysteine synthase family protein: protein MRFNTALLHGNFKCDEKTGATQVPIYQSTSFEQKSPEKLENIFKGSEIGFIYSRINNPTVESFEKRIAFLEGGVGAVACSSGMAAITLAVLNILKSGDEIVSGSGIFGGTHSLFKNLSDYGIVTRYAEDSEVESFEKAVNQNTRLIFVETIGNPRLDVPNIKELAKLAHSKGIPLIVDNTAATPYLIRPLKLGADIVVHSTSKYISGSGNTIGGVIVDGGNFKWDFKKYDTLKEYEKFGVFTYLAKLRKGLFKDIGACLSPFNAYLSSIGLETLGIRMERICENAKELSLYLEKNPKVLKVNYPGLKSSKYFKRANEQFDGKFGGILTIRVGTKDAAFKIINSLKFPSNLANIGDVRTLVIHPASTIYATNTCEERQMMGVYDDLLRISVGIEDIEDIKEDFDQALKSL, encoded by the coding sequence ATGAGGTTTAACACGGCACTTTTACACGGCAATTTCAAATGTGATGAAAAAACCGGAGCAACCCAGGTCCCAATATACCAATCTACTTCATTTGAGCAAAAGAGCCCGGAGAAGCTAGAAAATATTTTCAAAGGAAGTGAAATAGGGTTTATATATTCAAGAATAAACAACCCTACAGTGGAATCCTTTGAAAAAAGAATTGCTTTTTTAGAGGGAGGGGTTGGGGCGGTTGCCTGTTCGTCGGGAATGGCGGCTATTACTTTGGCGGTTTTAAATATATTAAAAAGCGGTGATGAAATAGTATCAGGCAGCGGCATATTTGGCGGCACCCACTCTCTGTTTAAAAACCTATCTGACTATGGGATAGTGACAAGGTATGCAGAGGACAGTGAGGTAGAAAGTTTTGAAAAGGCCGTTAACCAAAATACCAGGCTGATTTTTGTTGAGACCATAGGAAATCCCAGGCTTGATGTACCCAATATAAAGGAATTGGCAAAACTTGCCCACAGTAAGGGAATACCCCTTATAGTTGACAACACCGCAGCCACTCCCTACTTAATAAGACCTTTAAAACTTGGTGCAGATATTGTTGTGCACTCCACATCAAAATACATAAGCGGAAGCGGCAACACCATCGGAGGTGTAATTGTTGACGGAGGAAATTTTAAATGGGATTTTAAAAAGTATGACACTTTAAAGGAATATGAGAAGTTTGGGGTTTTCACATACCTTGCAAAACTTAGGAAAGGATTGTTTAAAGACATTGGCGCATGCCTCTCCCCCTTTAATGCTTACCTAAGCAGCATAGGTCTTGAAACCCTTGGTATCAGGATGGAGAGAATTTGTGAAAATGCAAAGGAGCTTTCCCTGTACCTTGAAAAAAACCCAAAAGTGCTAAAAGTTAATTATCCCGGTTTAAAAAGCAGCAAGTACTTTAAAAGGGCAAATGAACAGTTTGACGGGAAATTTGGAGGAATACTTACAATAAGGGTTGGGACTAAGGATGCCGCATTTAAAATTATAAATTCTTTGAAATTCCCTTCAAACCTTGCAAATATAGGCGATGTAAGAACCCTTGTAATTCACCCTGCATCAACAATTTATGCGACAAATACCTGTGAAGAGAGGCAAATGATGGGTGTATATGATGATTTATTGAGAATCAGTGTAGGTATTGAGGATATAGAAGATATAAAAGAAGATTTTGACCAGGCTTTAAAAAGCCTTTAA
- a CDS encoding sulfurtransferase TusA family protein yields MTFVKTKAAMEEIEAGRILKIKMNEGEPVENIPRSLKEEGHMVIGVERNNDGTFTILVKKGDL; encoded by the coding sequence ATGACTTTTGTAAAGACAAAGGCGGCTATGGAAGAAATTGAAGCGGGGCGTATACTGAAAATTAAAATGAATGAAGGGGAGCCGGTTGAAAATATACCAAGGAGCTTAAAGGAAGAAGGTCACATGGTTATTGGAGTTGAGAGAAATAATGACGGTACGTTTACAATACTGGTAAAGAAAGGTGACTTATAA